In one Spirosoma rigui genomic region, the following are encoded:
- a CDS encoding SusE domain-containing protein — protein sequence MKSLFYKLIIAGVALTTLGACEKEGEQLVLQPGGTVALTSSATSVSLTSANAANQAVTFSWTPASYGFNAPATYTLQFDKAGNAFKAPVDVQAGNKLEQAFTVADFNALLLRLGIASGSAGQVDVRVKSDIAGSTVASIVSDTKTLSATPYLVVIQYPSIYVPGAYQGWAPDKAPALASVKDDKVYEGYVYFKTASEFKFTATPSWDSDFGANGPGKLVAKGGNLSVTAPGYYLLKADLNALTWSATKTSWAIIGAATPKGWDAETPLTYDEASGTWQTTLDLKADAFKFRANNAWDLNYGDTNADGLLESGGENMTVPAAGKYLITLNLSVGGNYSYKLTKL from the coding sequence ATGAAATCCTTGTTTTATAAACTCATTATAGCGGGCGTAGCGCTGACCACACTGGGCGCCTGCGAAAAGGAAGGAGAGCAGCTTGTTCTCCAGCCGGGCGGAACGGTAGCCCTCACGTCGAGCGCCACGAGCGTATCGCTGACCAGTGCCAATGCCGCCAACCAAGCCGTTACGTTCTCCTGGACCCCCGCTTCGTACGGCTTTAATGCGCCAGCGACTTACACGCTGCAATTCGACAAAGCAGGGAACGCCTTCAAGGCACCCGTTGACGTGCAGGCGGGAAACAAGCTGGAACAGGCGTTTACCGTGGCCGATTTCAACGCGCTGCTGCTCAGGCTGGGCATCGCTTCGGGCAGCGCGGGGCAAGTTGATGTGCGGGTGAAGTCGGACATTGCGGGTAGCACCGTAGCCTCCATTGTGTCGGATACCAAAACGCTGTCGGCAACGCCGTATCTGGTCGTTATTCAGTACCCATCCATTTACGTGCCGGGTGCTTATCAGGGCTGGGCACCCGACAAAGCACCGGCGCTGGCGTCGGTGAAGGACGACAAAGTCTACGAAGGCTATGTCTATTTCAAGACCGCTTCGGAGTTCAAATTTACGGCTACGCCAAGCTGGGATAGTGATTTTGGCGCCAACGGTCCCGGTAAGCTGGTAGCCAAAGGCGGTAACCTGAGCGTTACCGCGCCGGGCTACTACCTGCTGAAAGCCGATCTGAACGCCTTGACCTGGAGCGCAACCAAGACGAGCTGGGCTATAATTGGTGCGGCTACGCCCAAAGGCTGGGACGCCGAAACACCCCTGACGTACGACGAAGCATCGGGTACCTGGCAGACAACGCTGGACCTGAAAGCCGATGCGTTCAAGTTCCGGGCCAACAACGCCTGGGATCTAAACTACGGCGACACCAACGCCGACGGACTGCTGGAGTCGGGTGGCGAGAATATGACAGTACCTGCAGCGGGCAAATACCTGATTACGCTGAACCTGAGCGTAGGGGGAAATTACAGTTACAAGCTGACGAAGCTGTAG
- a CDS encoding RagB/SusD family nutrient uptake outer membrane protein, whose product MLTLRNLTKTGVLAAMLATASSCMQDLDRQPFYDVTSVSVYQDPANYKQVLAKLYAVLAVSGQQGPAGKPDISGIDEGFSNYLRQYWMAQELTTDEAVIGWNDGSLPDYHNMNWSSGNEFITAMYNRIFYMVTASNEFIRETTDAKLAERSITGDNATNARVYRAEARFLRALAYYHAIDMFGSVPFVTEADAVGSFTPRQISRAELFTYLETELKAIETELPAPRTGEYGRADQAAAWTLLSKLYLNAQVYTGTPRYTEAVTYADKVIKSNAYALEADYPKLFLADNNTSREIILPINFDGTRTKTYGGMTFIVHAAVGGKMSPSDFGINGGWAGVRTTKNLVNLFPDPSGKTDRRALFFTDGQSLEINEVLNKFEEGYAITKFKNVTSTGAVGSDTEGNFPDTDFPLFRLADVYLMYAEAVLRGGTGGDQTTALNYVNLVRQRAYKGTSGNLASLNLDAILAERGRELYWEGHRRTDLIRFGRFTETSYLWPFKGGTKAGRGVEAFRTVFPLPAADLIANPNLKQNQGY is encoded by the coding sequence ATGCTTACGCTACGAAATCTCACAAAAACCGGCGTTCTGGCCGCGATGCTGGCCACAGCCTCGTCGTGCATGCAGGATCTCGATCGGCAGCCGTTCTACGACGTTACGTCAGTGTCGGTCTACCAGGACCCTGCCAACTACAAACAGGTACTGGCTAAACTCTACGCCGTTCTGGCGGTGAGCGGCCAGCAGGGACCCGCCGGCAAGCCCGATATTTCGGGGATCGACGAAGGATTCTCAAACTACCTGCGTCAGTACTGGATGGCCCAGGAGCTGACCACCGACGAAGCCGTTATCGGCTGGAACGATGGTTCCCTGCCGGATTACCACAACATGAACTGGTCGTCGGGTAACGAGTTCATTACGGCCATGTACAACCGTATTTTTTACATGGTAACGGCCAGCAACGAGTTCATCCGTGAAACGACCGACGCCAAACTGGCCGAGCGCAGCATCACGGGCGACAACGCGACCAACGCGCGGGTGTACCGGGCCGAAGCGCGATTCCTGCGGGCACTGGCGTATTACCACGCCATCGACATGTTCGGCAGCGTGCCGTTCGTGACGGAAGCCGACGCTGTTGGTTCGTTCACGCCCCGCCAGATTAGCCGGGCCGAGCTGTTTACCTACCTCGAGACGGAACTGAAAGCGATTGAAACCGAGCTGCCCGCTCCCCGAACGGGGGAATATGGCCGGGCCGACCAGGCGGCTGCCTGGACGCTGCTGTCGAAACTGTACCTGAACGCGCAGGTGTATACCGGCACGCCCCGCTATACGGAGGCCGTGACCTATGCCGACAAGGTCATCAAGTCGAACGCCTACGCGCTGGAAGCCGACTATCCAAAACTGTTCCTGGCCGATAACAATACGTCGCGCGAGATTATCCTGCCCATTAACTTCGACGGTACCCGCACGAAGACGTACGGGGGCATGACGTTTATCGTTCACGCAGCGGTAGGCGGCAAAATGAGCCCGTCCGATTTCGGAATCAACGGTGGCTGGGCTGGGGTACGCACTACCAAAAACCTGGTCAACCTGTTCCCCGATCCGTCGGGTAAAACCGACCGCCGGGCGCTGTTCTTTACCGATGGGCAGAGCCTGGAGATCAACGAAGTGCTCAACAAGTTTGAAGAGGGCTACGCCATTACGAAATTTAAAAACGTCACCTCAACGGGTGCGGTAGGGTCGGATACGGAAGGAAACTTCCCCGACACGGATTTCCCGCTGTTCCGCCTGGCCGATGTGTATCTGATGTATGCCGAAGCCGTTCTGCGGGGTGGTACGGGAGGTGACCAGACCACGGCGCTGAACTACGTGAACCTGGTGCGCCAGCGGGCTTACAAAGGCACGTCGGGGAATCTGGCGAGCCTCAACCTCGACGCGATTCTGGCCGAGCGGGGCCGCGAACTCTATTGGGAAGGTCACCGCCGGACGGACCTGATCCGTTTCGGTCGGTTCACGGAAACCAGCTATTTGTGGCCCTTCAAGGGTGGCACAAAAGCCGGGCGGGGTGTTGAAGCGTTCCGCACCGTGTTCCCGCTGCCAGCCGCCGATCTGATCGCCAATCCAAATCTGAAACAGAACCAGGGGTACTAA
- a CDS encoding SusC/RagA family TonB-linked outer membrane protein: MMKLFRKRFRLDELAGPLFRLVAIALLMGVGHLSAWAQGQTLTGLVKETDGTPLPGVTVQIKGTTRGTQTNSDGTYQLTNVPAGSTLVFSFIGKMPQEVAVGNQNSVDVTLADDSKSLNEVVVVGYGSQRRKDVTGAIASISADEFQKGNIVNPEQLLAGKLAGVSITPPSGQPGGGSTIRIRGGSSLNASNDPLVVIDGLPVDNSSVNGASNPLSLINPQDIETFTVLKDASAAAIYGARAANGVILITTKKGLQNDQLRVSVSALGSVSSIIREVPVLSGDQFRSVIGQTGNAAQQALLGTANTNWQDQIYRTALSGDVNASVTGSIKNAPFRVSFGYLNQNGILKTSNFERYSGSFGISPRFFDNHLRVDLNLKGSIINNVFANQDAIGAAVAFDPTQPVYSGNSNYGGFFEWLDPATGNPNTQATRNPLGLLMQKQDLTTVKRSIGNAQFDYKFHFLPELRANLNLGYDVSSSAGTIFVPATAAAQFFRGGQSSQSSQTRDNKTLEFYLNYAKDLRSINSRVDVTAGYSYQDFIRAAPSYAELTADGTEFTPAGVPSKTQYTLLAFFGRANYTFNDRYTLTATLRRDATSRFGPNTRWGTFPSAGLSWNVKEESFLRGVKALSSLKLRVGYGVTGQQDLPSGLSDYPYLPRYTLSDLTAQYQFGNTYYRTLRAEGYDANLKWEETQAINAALDYAFFDGRISGSIDVYQKKTKDLLATIPVPAGSNLTNRVLTNVGNLENKGVEFSINTNPIRRERSNLDVGFNITYNQNKITNLSKVPSPNDPGVLVGDISGGTGNTVQIQTVGFPTNSFYVLRQVYDQNGKPLEGVYEDRNRVGETVGDGLITIDDRYRYQSANPKIFLGFTTQYTYGKFNAGFVLRGNVGNYVYNNTRSNSGAYRNFTNALGFNSNGSPNVLETGFQNSQYFSDYYVENGSFVRMDNLNVGYNFGKVTGRQSTSARGMNLRASITAQNVFLITKYTGLDPEVSGGIDRNLYPRPRIISAGVNLDF, from the coding sequence ATGATGAAACTCTTTCGCAAAAGGTTTCGCTTGGATGAGCTGGCCGGGCCGCTTTTTCGGCTGGTCGCGATCGCACTGCTGATGGGCGTCGGGCACTTGTCGGCATGGGCGCAGGGGCAAACCTTGACAGGCCTTGTTAAAGAAACAGACGGTACCCCGCTACCGGGTGTAACGGTCCAGATAAAAGGAACCACCCGGGGTACCCAGACAAACAGCGATGGTACGTATCAGCTAACCAACGTACCCGCTGGCTCAACACTGGTCTTCAGCTTTATCGGCAAAATGCCCCAGGAAGTCGCTGTGGGCAACCAGAATTCGGTCGACGTGACGCTGGCCGATGATTCCAAGTCGCTGAACGAAGTGGTTGTCGTTGGTTACGGCAGCCAGCGCCGGAAGGACGTAACGGGCGCTATCGCGTCGATCTCGGCCGACGAATTCCAGAAAGGTAATATCGTTAACCCGGAGCAGCTGCTGGCGGGTAAACTGGCCGGGGTGAGCATTACCCCCCCCAGTGGTCAGCCGGGTGGTGGCAGTACGATCCGGATCCGGGGCGGCTCGTCGCTGAATGCCAGTAACGATCCGCTCGTGGTCATCGACGGCTTACCGGTCGACAACAGCAGTGTCAACGGTGCGTCGAACCCGCTGAGCCTGATCAACCCACAGGATATTGAAACCTTTACGGTGTTGAAAGATGCATCGGCAGCGGCTATTTACGGCGCCCGCGCTGCGAATGGCGTTATCCTGATCACGACCAAAAAAGGCCTGCAGAACGATCAGCTTCGGGTGAGCGTCAGCGCGCTGGGATCGGTATCGAGCATTATCCGGGAAGTACCGGTGCTGTCGGGCGACCAGTTTCGCAGTGTAATTGGTCAAACGGGTAACGCGGCTCAGCAGGCACTGTTAGGAACGGCCAATACGAACTGGCAGGATCAGATCTACCGCACCGCCCTGAGTGGCGATGTCAACGCGTCGGTAACAGGTTCGATCAAGAACGCACCCTTCCGGGTGTCGTTTGGGTACCTGAACCAGAACGGTATCCTGAAAACCTCGAATTTTGAGCGTTATTCGGGTTCGTTCGGCATCTCGCCCCGCTTCTTCGACAACCACCTGCGCGTGGACCTGAACCTGAAAGGCTCCATCATCAACAACGTATTTGCCAACCAGGATGCGATTGGGGCGGCCGTCGCCTTCGACCCAACCCAACCCGTTTACAGCGGCAACAGCAACTACGGCGGCTTTTTTGAGTGGCTCGATCCTGCAACGGGCAACCCCAACACGCAGGCTACGCGCAACCCGCTGGGTCTGCTGATGCAAAAGCAGGACCTGACAACGGTGAAGCGCAGCATCGGTAATGCCCAGTTCGATTACAAATTTCATTTCCTGCCCGAACTGCGGGCAAACCTGAACTTGGGTTATGACGTATCGTCGTCGGCCGGTACGATCTTCGTGCCTGCTACGGCCGCTGCGCAATTTTTCCGGGGTGGACAAAGCAGCCAGTCGTCGCAAACGCGGGACAATAAAACGCTGGAGTTCTACCTGAACTACGCCAAAGACCTGCGTAGCATCAACAGCCGCGTCGATGTAACGGCCGGTTATTCGTACCAGGATTTCATCCGGGCTGCGCCGAGCTATGCGGAGCTGACCGCCGATGGTACCGAGTTCACGCCAGCCGGTGTTCCTTCGAAAACCCAGTACACCCTGCTGGCGTTCTTTGGCCGGGCTAACTACACCTTCAATGACCGATATACCCTGACAGCTACGCTGCGCCGGGATGCTACGTCGCGTTTTGGTCCGAACACCCGCTGGGGTACGTTCCCATCGGCGGGTCTGTCGTGGAACGTGAAAGAAGAGTCGTTCCTGCGGGGCGTCAAAGCGCTGTCGTCGCTGAAACTGCGCGTGGGTTACGGGGTTACGGGTCAGCAGGATCTGCCATCGGGTCTGAGCGACTACCCCTATCTGCCGCGCTATACCCTGAGCGATCTGACAGCCCAGTATCAGTTTGGCAACACCTATTACCGCACACTCCGGGCCGAAGGGTATGACGCCAACCTGAAGTGGGAAGAAACGCAGGCCATTAACGCTGCGCTGGACTATGCCTTCTTCGACGGCCGGATCTCGGGTAGCATCGATGTCTACCAGAAAAAAACCAAAGACCTGCTGGCAACGATTCCCGTACCGGCCGGGTCGAACCTGACCAACCGAGTTTTGACCAACGTGGGTAACCTGGAAAACAAAGGCGTTGAATTTTCGATCAATACCAACCCCATCCGTCGGGAACGGTCGAACCTAGACGTAGGCTTTAACATCACCTACAACCAGAACAAGATCACCAATCTGAGTAAAGTGCCCAGCCCCAACGATCCGGGCGTGCTGGTGGGCGACATCTCGGGGGGTACGGGTAATACGGTGCAGATCCAGACCGTGGGCTTCCCAACGAACTCGTTCTATGTGCTGCGGCAGGTATACGACCAGAATGGCAAGCCCCTCGAAGGCGTGTATGAAGACCGCAACCGCGTGGGCGAAACTGTGGGCGATGGCCTGATCACGATCGATGATCGGTACCGCTACCAGTCGGCTAACCCGAAGATTTTCCTGGGTTTCACGACGCAGTATACGTATGGTAAGTTCAACGCGGGCTTCGTGCTGCGGGGTAACGTGGGCAACTACGTGTATAACAACACCCGGTCGAACAGCGGAGCCTACCGTAACTTCACGAATGCGCTGGGCTTCAACAGCAACGGCTCGCCAAACGTGCTGGAAACCGGCTTCCAGAATAGCCAGTACTTTTCGGATTACTACGTGGAAAACGGTTCGTTTGTCCGGATGGACAACCTGAACGTTGGTTACAACTTCGGTAAAGTGACAGGTCGACAGTCGACAAGCGCGCGAGGTATGAACCTGCGGGCATCTATCACGGCGCAGAACGTATTCCTGATCACCAAATACACGGGTCTCGATCCGGAAGTATCGGGCGGTATCGACCGGAACCTGTATCCGCGTCCCCGTATCATCTCGGCGGGTGTAAACCTCGATTTTTAA
- a CDS encoding helix-turn-helix domain-containing protein yields the protein MNRFGLFLVCWLTVLSTWAQVRVEVAEYPTLSSSGPGLFIAGDFNDWNPGDPRFMLRRQPDGQFTITLPDSLRQFEYKYTQGSWQLTEGAADGRSIGNRVFRRGGRATVAIRDTIAGWEQRPAYRFVVTEVPANTPQDATLYIAGTFNKWNAGDPRYKLRRQQDGTYRVTVYSDAPVLTYKFTRGSWDAVEGRESGKARPNRIVTRTETGNQDIDVNIQSWEDLTSTFQFYSLYDLLMLFGCFQGLLLLIAIPSIQNYNRLANRWLVVLIGLASLFILLKVVGGYRGAANNYPKLLLVPDFIWFLYAPLFYFYIRRLLFDPGSASAQRLTRQWAYHFIPVAVQFLAYLPYFLMESKVFQLKLVNQDPLLRGLFLVTGFLALVFNLTYWFICRRTIRAYKAHYQTSISYEQNLQYLSTVLTIQAVCLTLWTFLYGVVAASRFITFDVLALAERNVDAIWLAFSTITYFLGYVAVHQPEIFKLPQPRPAQAPVSGFFEDVVHPLPEPATLPAVEPRLLTTDGEPAPTPKAAPMEAESTTRSTPGRSAPTLDLPQLRETVAGYMLAQKPYTNPNLTIHELAGGLKMPPHVLSKVINEGFGKNFFDFINEYRVEEFKQRMDDPRSKQYTLLSLAFDVGFNSKTAFNRAFKKLTNQTPKDYFHMASEEQPL from the coding sequence ATGAATCGATTCGGTCTTTTTCTGGTGTGCTGGCTTACTGTACTGTCGACCTGGGCGCAGGTTCGGGTAGAGGTGGCCGAATACCCCACCTTATCGTCGTCCGGGCCGGGCCTGTTCATTGCGGGAGATTTTAACGACTGGAATCCCGGCGATCCGCGGTTTATGCTCCGGCGGCAGCCCGACGGTCAGTTCACGATTACCCTGCCCGATTCGCTGCGGCAGTTTGAATATAAATACACGCAGGGAAGCTGGCAGCTGACAGAAGGTGCGGCCGATGGACGCTCCATTGGAAACCGGGTGTTTCGGCGTGGAGGCCGGGCTACCGTCGCGATCCGGGATACGATTGCGGGCTGGGAGCAGCGACCCGCTTACCGGTTCGTAGTGACCGAAGTGCCCGCCAATACCCCCCAGGATGCTACCCTGTACATTGCCGGTACGTTCAACAAATGGAATGCGGGCGATCCCCGTTACAAACTCCGCCGGCAGCAGGACGGTACATACCGCGTGACGGTCTATTCCGACGCGCCCGTGCTGACCTATAAGTTCACTCGGGGCAGCTGGGACGCGGTTGAAGGGCGGGAATCGGGCAAGGCGCGGCCCAACCGGATCGTGACCCGCACGGAAACCGGCAACCAGGATATCGACGTGAACATCCAGAGCTGGGAAGACCTCACCAGTACGTTTCAGTTCTATTCTTTGTACGATCTGCTGATGCTGTTCGGCTGTTTTCAGGGGCTGCTGCTGCTGATTGCCATCCCGAGCATCCAGAACTACAACCGGCTCGCCAACCGCTGGCTGGTCGTGTTGATCGGGCTAGCGTCGCTGTTCATTCTGCTCAAAGTAGTGGGGGGCTACCGGGGAGCTGCCAACAACTACCCCAAGCTGCTGCTGGTACCGGATTTCATCTGGTTTCTCTACGCCCCCCTGTTCTACTTCTACATTCGCCGGCTGCTGTTCGACCCCGGTTCCGCCAGCGCCCAGCGCCTGACCCGACAGTGGGCCTACCATTTCATTCCGGTGGCGGTGCAGTTTCTGGCCTACCTGCCGTACTTTCTGATGGAAAGCAAGGTGTTCCAGCTGAAACTCGTCAATCAGGACCCGCTGCTTCGCGGCTTGTTTCTGGTGACGGGATTTCTGGCGCTGGTCTTTAACCTGACCTACTGGTTCATTTGCCGCCGGACGATCCGGGCCTACAAAGCACATTACCAGACCAGCATTTCCTACGAGCAGAACCTGCAGTATCTGAGCACGGTATTGACCATCCAGGCCGTTTGTCTCACCCTCTGGACGTTCCTCTACGGAGTTGTTGCCGCCAGTCGATTTATTACTTTTGATGTGCTGGCCCTCGCCGAGCGTAATGTCGACGCTATCTGGCTGGCCTTCTCAACCATTACGTATTTTCTGGGGTATGTAGCGGTTCACCAGCCGGAGATCTTCAAGCTGCCCCAGCCCCGACCGGCCCAGGCGCCCGTATCGGGCTTTTTTGAGGATGTTGTACACCCGCTGCCGGAACCGGCTACGCTGCCCGCCGTTGAGCCACGGTTGCTGACTACCGACGGGGAACCGGCCCCTACGCCCAAAGCCGCACCGATGGAAGCGGAGTCCACGACCCGATCAACACCCGGTCGGTCGGCGCCCACGCTCGACCTGCCGCAGCTTCGCGAAACGGTGGCGGGCTACATGCTCGCGCAGAAGCCTTACACCAACCCAAACCTAACGATCCATGAACTGGCCGGCGGGTTGAAAATGCCCCCGCACGTACTGTCAAAGGTGATCAACGAAGGATTCGGCAAGAACTTTTTCGACTTCATCAACGAGTACCGGGTGGAGGAGTTCAAGCAGCGGATGGACGATCCCAGGTCCAAACAATACACGCTGCTGAGTCTGGCTTTCGACGTAGGATTCAACTCCAAAACCGCGTTCAACCGGGCGTTCAAAAAACTGACCAACCAGACCCCGAAAGACTACTTCCACATGGCCAGTGAGGAGCAGCCGCTCTAG
- a CDS encoding alpha-amylase family glycosyl hydrolase, giving the protein MRTLYLAIFLLIAQLVPTFAQMAAVPVVTTLPAFPTANADVTLIFDLKQASDSRAKGLLGKTDDVYLWSGAGRSETGNAFEFTPAGQTNFSAPFTAGKMTSLGNDRWQIKLVPRTYFGVPATVPIQRLGLLLKSGDGKAQTEDLFIRIYDGGLNLTRIAPTQKNFYVDLGQSLTVRYRTSQKTAMKLTVDGQLVATTADQDSLRATISTGTQPGLQRTVILNATTLVSPGSESVSDTFFFAVKPQPTTAALPANLVDGINYTGTNKAVLVLYAPRKSFVHVLGAFNNWSIDPAYLMNRTPDGNRYWLELASLPTGETPFQYLVDGTIGVADPYAEMILDRNNDKFIPATTYPNLLAFPEKAQGNTISVLQPSQTPYVFQTTGFQRPAVNTMVVYELLVRDFVQSRSYQTLTDSLAYLKRLGINTIELMPINEFSGNDSWGYNPTFYFAPDKAYGTKDALKRFIDAAHKQGIAVVLDMVLNQADYEFPYVKMYWAGDKPSADSPYFNQQATHPFSVFFDFNHESPDTKAFVDRVCKFWLQEYKVDGFRFDLSKGFTQKNTGNDVNAWGVYDASRVAIWKRIYSQIRQVDPTAYVILEHFADNQEEKELADAGMLLWGNHNGDYRAATRTGQGNFEGVSYQKRNFQQPNLIGYAESHDEERLVYDLRQNGTTAGSYNVKTLSTALDRAKLAAAFLLLVPGPKMIWQFGELGYDLSINTCSDGTTVNDGCRTAAKPLRWDYYQDTGRQKLFGVYQELIRLKTTSQVFATTDFTPDFSGVVKRLTLRGAVNTVYMIGNFDTKAQTVTINFPSVGKWYHFFSGQEINVTGATANQSVTLEPGAFHMYSTTKFTTPPAGLVPFGVVPSLVTANEPELDGQIIVSPNPADEAVVVDVTSSYRGAVEFSLRDGGGRMLRSARSQKTATVLRQPLDLQSLSPGIYLLRVQQGERQRVLKVLKR; this is encoded by the coding sequence ATGCGTACACTTTATCTGGCTATTTTCTTACTCATCGCACAACTCGTACCCACGTTTGCCCAAATGGCTGCGGTACCAGTTGTAACGACCCTTCCCGCTTTTCCAACGGCCAACGCCGACGTAACGCTCATTTTCGATCTGAAGCAGGCCAGTGATAGCCGTGCCAAGGGTCTGCTGGGTAAAACCGACGATGTTTATTTGTGGTCAGGTGCGGGCCGGAGCGAAACGGGCAATGCCTTTGAGTTTACCCCGGCGGGACAAACCAACTTCAGCGCGCCGTTTACGGCGGGAAAAATGACGTCGCTCGGTAACGACCGCTGGCAGATCAAACTCGTTCCACGGACGTATTTCGGGGTACCTGCCACCGTACCCATCCAGCGGCTGGGTCTGCTGCTGAAGAGTGGCGACGGAAAAGCCCAGACCGAAGATCTGTTCATCCGGATTTACGATGGCGGCCTTAACCTGACGCGGATCGCGCCGACGCAGAAGAACTTCTATGTCGACCTCGGCCAGTCGCTGACGGTGCGGTACCGGACCTCGCAGAAAACGGCCATGAAGCTCACCGTCGATGGGCAACTCGTGGCGACCACTGCCGATCAGGATTCGCTGCGGGCTACCATTTCCACCGGTACGCAGCCGGGGCTTCAGCGCACCGTGATCCTGAACGCCACAACACTGGTGTCGCCCGGTTCCGAATCGGTGTCTGATACGTTCTTTTTTGCTGTGAAACCGCAGCCTACTACGGCGGCTCTGCCGGCTAATCTGGTCGACGGGATCAACTACACGGGTACCAATAAAGCCGTTTTGGTGTTGTATGCACCCAGGAAGAGCTTCGTTCACGTGCTGGGGGCGTTTAACAACTGGTCCATCGACCCGGCCTATCTGATGAACCGTACCCCCGACGGCAACCGGTACTGGCTCGAACTGGCTAGCCTGCCCACGGGTGAAACGCCTTTTCAGTACCTCGTTGATGGCACCATTGGCGTTGCCGATCCTTACGCCGAAATGATCCTGGACCGCAACAATGACAAGTTTATCCCGGCCACGACGTATCCTAACCTGCTTGCCTTTCCGGAAAAAGCGCAGGGAAATACGATATCGGTCCTGCAGCCGTCTCAGACACCCTACGTATTCCAGACAACCGGTTTTCAGCGGCCCGCCGTCAACACGATGGTCGTTTATGAACTGCTGGTGCGCGATTTTGTCCAGAGCCGGTCATACCAGACCCTCACTGACAGCCTGGCTTACCTGAAACGACTGGGGATCAATACCATTGAGTTAATGCCCATCAACGAGTTTTCAGGCAATGATTCGTGGGGGTACAACCCAACGTTCTACTTCGCGCCCGACAAAGCGTACGGGACCAAAGACGCACTCAAACGATTTATCGACGCGGCCCATAAACAAGGTATTGCCGTGGTACTGGATATGGTGCTGAACCAGGCCGATTACGAATTTCCATACGTCAAAATGTACTGGGCGGGCGACAAGCCCTCGGCCGACAGTCCGTATTTCAACCAGCAGGCGACGCATCCATTCAGTGTTTTCTTCGATTTTAACCACGAGAGTCCCGATACCAAAGCCTTTGTCGACCGCGTGTGTAAGTTCTGGTTGCAGGAGTACAAAGTTGACGGATTCCGGTTCGACCTGTCGAAGGGCTTCACCCAGAAAAACACCGGGAATGACGTGAACGCCTGGGGGGTGTACGACGCCAGCCGGGTGGCCATCTGGAAACGGATCTACAGCCAGATTCGGCAGGTCGACCCCACGGCCTACGTCATTCTGGAACACTTTGCCGACAACCAGGAAGAGAAAGAACTGGCCGATGCTGGTATGCTGCTGTGGGGAAACCACAACGGCGACTACCGGGCTGCCACGCGTACGGGGCAGGGTAACTTCGAAGGCGTCTCGTACCAGAAACGCAATTTCCAGCAACCCAACCTCATTGGCTATGCCGAGAGCCACGACGAAGAACGGCTCGTGTATGACCTGCGCCAGAACGGGACAACGGCGGGTAGCTACAACGTCAAAACGCTGTCGACGGCGCTGGACCGGGCCAAACTGGCCGCTGCATTCCTGTTGCTGGTGCCGGGACCCAAAATGATCTGGCAGTTTGGCGAACTGGGGTACGACCTCAGCATCAACACCTGTTCCGACGGAACGACCGTGAACGATGGGTGCCGCACGGCTGCTAAACCGCTCCGGTGGGACTACTACCAGGATACGGGTCGGCAGAAGCTGTTTGGTGTATATCAGGAACTGATCAGGCTCAAAACCACGTCGCAGGTGTTTGCCACCACCGATTTTACGCCCGATTTCAGCGGTGTTGTGAAGCGGCTTACCCTGCGGGGGGCCGTCAACACGGTATACATGATCGGTAACTTCGATACCAAAGCCCAGACGGTCACCATTAACTTCCCGTCGGTAGGCAAATGGTACCACTTTTTTTCGGGGCAGGAAATCAACGTAACGGGTGCTACGGCCAACCAGAGCGTAACGCTGGAACCGGGTGCATTTCATATGTACTCGACAACCAAATTCACGACGCCCCCGGCGGGACTGGTTCCGTTTGGGGTTGTTCCCAGCCTGGTAACAGCCAACGAACCCGAGCTGGATGGTCAGATTATCGTCTCGCCTAACCCCGCCGATGAGGCTGTTGTTGTTGACGTAACCAGTTCCTACCGGGGCGCCGTTGAGTTCAGCTTGCGCGACGGGGGCGGCCGGATGCTGCGGAGCGCGCGCAGTCAGAAAACCGCCACCGTTCTTCGCCAGCCGCTCGACCTGCAGTCGCTTTCGCCGGGTATATATCTCCTTCGGGTGCAGCAAGGGGAACGGCAGCGGGTACTGAAAGTGTTGAAGCGGTAG